aacatttctttCTCCTGAGTTCATATGCAGACTTCATCAGTCTCCGCCTTACATTAGATGCTTGAATTTACGAGCTTTTTGCTATTGTacagcaacttccattcaatcACCATTCAACATGAGTATAcattcaagtccttcctggaatgttattacagatgataaaatctctttattttgtcttacaccttcagttcttgaaaatgcTCCTCTTGTTTATCGCAAAGGCCCattcatctagataaaacctcgcacatgtctgcagtaacatcacgctaattctactaaactttcaattcctgctaatgccatcacttcctccaaattcctaactgctttgatttcggaactgaaaatcatgtcagagtttgacttaatctaattggaatcaacctccatttaactaaccattagttggtaaagttaatcaattaactcttttaattgatcaattaaaccaattgctgactagctaactggaatcaaagaccaattatataaagtcggtttggccATAACATAtttttcaagaaccgagatcgcaatcgcTTGGAGTACAACTGGGAATGAGAACATACTTCTTTATTCTTAAAAGTAggataatttctgaaaatttgggcaacactttccctataccatcgactacccactacgccatagatggcctacagcaacacctaaaaaatgttacaacaggccaaaaaaatgttaccatagccacccaaaagacctaaggtaacataaaatttaagttgctttttttttagttacctttggcccctaatGTAACATTTCCTTTGCCCTGGTGCAACATAgacttttgtgttacaatagacaCCAAAGGTAATATCAAtatatgtctatagtatcacactatgtatgttacctttgaactttgaatttgcaaaaaaaaaatgGGGCCCACTTGTGGGCCAATATTAGGGACCACAAGTTGGCCCCATttttttataatgatttgtattatattaaTTTGACAGAATTTGTTTGTAAATAGAACATATATACCATTAACATGTTTTTCATATGTAAAAAGCAATACTACATGAAATTGTGCTATTCGAAATCgacaatcccaaaatatcattaaaTACCATAAAATGTATTACATCCAAACCAACTCAAATATTCAAACCATCACATGTCTAAAACTACGACAACAATAATTATTTTAACTAAACAAAATAGTTCAAGTTCTTTATCAAACATTAGAAAAAAaagataaacttaataaaatagtAACACTAGAAACTTTTCACATTCTCCTACAAGATCTGGAGCTTTAAAATTTAAGAACTGGTGTTGGTTTCATTTCTGAATGTTAATCTGACGCCTTCTTCAAATTTCATAGGAGAAAAGCCTAGCATTTGAATTAGTTTGCTGATGTCCATTGATATGTCAGCAGGGGACTTGACACCGCGATCAATCTGAAAAGTAAAGATTTAAATATCATATTTGTGGGAAGCAGAGGAAATCGATATCCAATTAGGTGAGTGTGATTGATTAAATGTTGCGTACTTTCTGGAAAGGGCACAACTCGCACAAATGATTATACATAAGTGTAAACAATGATAAGATGACTGGGAAAGTAACTTTTGATTCAGGGTTCAGTGTTTATGGTAGACTTACTAATGATGCCGATATTGGTTTGAGTAATGAGCTTTTATAAACTCTAACAGCTGCCACTGTCTATGCCATTTGGAGCCGTGATAGTCTGTCTGGCCCCCCAACATTCAGAACCAGTTGCATTTCATTACATCCTGGACATAACACAAACATAGTGTTATAACAAACATAAAGATAATAAAAGAATGAAACAATGGAAAATGGACCAATTGAATCATATGCACGAAGGTAAATCAGTGATGTTTTAGTGAATTGTGACTAAAATTCAATGCAAGTTATCCAGTAATCATGTGATACAACAGATTAGATTTATCATATGATGAACAGCATGGCCGATTCAATCTCTGATTatgaataatttataatatagTTTTTACTTTTATAACATGTGAAGGTAGAATATTTTCTCCTGGAAAGGTATATCTAAGTGTCCTCTTGCTGCAGCTAAAGGATATCGCAATCCAAATGGTATTTTGCAGAAATAACTTGAGCATGATATATTCATCAGCAAAACCTGATGCACTGAGATGATACTAGTGGGGTGTATATATTCCAGCTAAGCTTAATAAAATTGAACATAATTGATGAAATAATTAACTGATCTCATGATAATGATTGAAGAGAGCAGTACATTTTTTAAAGGAAAACGTCACAGCAAACAAGTGCTGGAATTTTCTTTCATGAATAAAACACAGCAAAAATTGTATCAAAGGGAATGGTACAAGTGTAAATACATGATTGAAGAAGACTGGATTTCAGAAATCGAAATAACACTTCCTTCTGATATTTATGTCAGTATATTTGACTGTTAGTTTATCGACAATCCTAGTTAGCATTTTGCAGTTTTAGACTAAGAATGTTGAGATGTTGATCTGTAAAAGCAGATGGATTGAGCTGATGATATTAATAGGTTGCATATAGCATTAAGGTAAGATTTCAACAGTTAAAACTTATATTGTAAAGGGATCACTACTAAAGAACTTCTGAATCGTCCGAATATATGGAAAAGACTATTTATGATAACTCCCAATTATGCTTATCTTAGTTATTACACAATTAATTAATATCAAATGTTAAGGAAACGGGTCAGACTTTGTTTAAGGTATAATGGGTCAGACTTTCAATTTGGCACGACAGAAATACCTGGGGACTACCAATATTGATTGATTAACAAACTAGAGAAACTGGAGCATAACAGCAAGGAAAGTCATGTGAGGAGTTATATGTAAATGTACCTGGTATCATTTGTTTCATTTGGCATTGGACAGAAGGAAATGAGATAGTTGGCAGCACTGTCACATATGAAAGCGCCAACCTTATTATCATAGACATAACTGTACACCGTGGGACACGCCTTTTTGAACACGTTAGCGTAGTTTGAAGCCTTACACTTATCAGGTGAACTGTAGTTGCCGGTACAACAATACTGAGGATCACCAAAAGCCATGCAAGCACTCTTACAAGCCACCCCTTCCCCGTCCGAACTTATCTTTAGCTCGGATTGACACACGCTGTTGATGTCCATACTACACTCTGTCCTTGAATAGTTGAGTCCACCTAATGGGGAGATCATGATCGGCAAGTTATAACCATCAACCATGCTAATGTCAAAGAAATCCCTTCCACCAGAACCATCGATCAAGAACTCAGCTAGAGTTGCTCCCCCTACAGATCTACTGCCCGTACATTCCAGCCTACAGGAGCCACAATCGCCCGTGAGGCAAGTGAAGTTTCCAAAAGAGTCTTGGACACATTGAGTCCTACCATAGAACCAACCGGTCCAAGAGGATGGTATATTGATGGTTGTAGTTTCGCCTTTCCGAAGTTTAACTAGTGGTTGGAACATGAGTAGCGGTGTTGGATTTAATGTCAGGCCAGACTGTCTGGTTACATCTGTTAAGTAATGTTACTGTTGCGGATGAAACTACTCCTGTAAAATCAAATTATATACACCAGGTTATACACATGATGTATAGAACAACTTGTAAAGTTGATCAAATACAAATTTGTTACCTGAAATTAGTAGATGTGGAATCAAGAAAGCCAAAAGGGAGATTGATGAGCAGACTACTCCGGACATTTGGTTTTGTATTAATAATATGTCAGATTTTTCAGTCATACAAAAGAAAGGGACTAAGATTATCCAAAAGATTTGTTACAATCATTATGTAATTGGTTCGAATTCTCAGTTGATTATGAATAATTTATCATATTGTAAAAGTGATGGCTATATTGAGACAAGGTTGAAAACAATCAATACACATGAAGACACTAAGTTGAACTATGTAATagcaacaattcaatatttcaaCAGAATACAAATAATATCAAGCTATGATCATTATCCCCGACGTGAAGGGCTATCATTTAGAAATAATATCTAGCTATGATCATTATCCCTGAACTGAAGCTTAGATTCAAATCGCAACTGATCAAACTTCAAGAAAGGCAATTTTAAAAGAACAAGAAGCCCATGATATATAACAAATAGAAGTACTGTGATCATTAAATTAACAATAAAACAAACACACTAAAAGCTTCGAACAACATTATGGTACAAGAAGACTGTAAAGAAATTACCATGGTTGAATCCTACGTGATATGCCCTTGGAAAAGTGATTACAAAATCGCCTGGGTTCTGAACTAACCTAAGAATTAAAATCATAATATATTAAAATCATTAATTTCCTTATTAGATTTTGTAGTCTTACTTGCCGAATGTGACATATCTGCGGCTGATTTTGAGGGGAACATGATAGCCCAATTTAGTTTATATAACATAAACTTGATATATAAACATAAGTTCACACAAGCACAAGTTCACTTACAATATTCAATTCAAGCTCACACACTGAGAAACTACATAAAACATATAAAAAGAGATGGAATACCTTGATGTAGAATCGTAAATTAAGCCCAAGCTCTGAATTAGacccaaatcaaaccaaactaacCCTGGAATAAAAAGATAAACCAATTAATTTGAGAATTTAACCAaaaaaaacaaatcacaaaaacccCTAATTCAAATAAAAACCCTAGTTTTCTTTAAAACTTGAACCCGCAGACCCATACGCATCGATTTGTAAAAGTTTAACTCTGAATTGAATAAAATCGACTTTATTATACCCTTAATGTAGAGAATGGCGGAGAGAGAGCAGGAGGGAACTAGATGAGTGAGAGAGAGAAGAGTAGTGAGAGAGAGATCCAGAAGAGAAATAGAGTATATTGACTTTTCGAAATTTTTTAATGTATCGCCTGTTTGACAAAAATTGCCGCTTCCCCAAATTTTAGCCGCCTTGTTCAATTTACCTCATATTTTGTTTTTAactttttttaaataaattattatcataatgaattgtaactaaattatttaaaaataatgtCACTACCTACAATTTATAAACTCAAACAGCAAAttaatttatatcaaaattagttaaatttaaaattaaataatatgattaatttattttatatttttttaaagataaatttttatatattaataatataatgttaatttaatatttaaaaaaataatcattattCACTTATTTCAAAAAAGTAACATTTTTAAATTATTACTTAAATATaatgtaaaattaaataatttaaattcacaTATTTTAAATATATCTTATTATTTTGTAAAATGATAATATTTTATTCATTAATACCCTATGGTAACACATCTTAAAATATGTTGCAGTGTGTAACACTTTCTATCTATGGTAACATGTTGAaaaggctatggtaacatcaAATGTGCGATGTTGCAGTAGACAAAAATAAGCATAGCTAATGTAACATTAAATTATAACACTCATGATCAAACtattgcgataggccatctatggcgtagtgaccagtcggactcaagccgataCCATCAATCAAATAAATCGTCCACAATCATATCCGTCCACTTCCATCAACAAAATTCATCCATTCACCATAATTCAAACTATATCATTTTGATCAGCATAGGTATGATtaactggcataacatatatctttttgaaatgggactaaggtcttaaaccaacaatgattaatataaccataccttcctcagttctttcaaaatattacaaaatgttattaatgaacttaaagTTTATCTCATTGTTTCTCAAAATTTTATTCCGCGAGcattttaacttatttcttgtcattactaattgtgtaccattacttttaagaattatacCGCATCCTTCAACTGATCACATCAATCCTCTATTGTTGACGATACACACTTAATTTCGTCAACTAATctatttatcttttaataaccacgcatgGTTTTTATTATTATCGTCACCATCTGGTGGAAACTCAATTgttagatcattatttcttaaaagatttcACAGTCGAATCACCATTCCTTCATCTTTACTTATGTTCCTGTATCGAACTATCGTTACTGATccggttatgggtattaaattcaccataacttatttactcaggTTAGGGAGCCTCACAATTTCTCGAAGAACATGTTCAAAATTtggttgcaattaagatttcttttatcttgaatcttcacgatgAATACCTTCCCATGATGAAGagatgcttcacgtattaatttCCTATCTGAGTTATTGTTCGGAATTCCCTTGATCTTCGATTATCGTCCCGGCACTCGTTCGCTTTGTCTAATGCATACATCCTTACTTtcttattttgtaattaatttatttattatggTTCATTAATCATTATTTCACGTCAaaatcttctgatttgaagtgcatcgcgttaacgCAATCTACTGTACTGACGAGATCCCCGTAACAAGAACAAATGTCTGACTTGATGTCTTCGCCATGTCCACGTTATCGGTGAATTCCTTCTTCCTTGCCTGCAGATGTCCatcatttattggcttgcaatcatATCTATATTCAACATGTAATTCTACCTGTTACACGggactattccatttcttttgaaatcgtcgcaagaggagagtttgtgacTATAATTTTGATTGAAAAACTAAATAAGGAAGAACAATGCAATAAATGATTGGGAGAATCTGTAAATTAGTGAATTGAAGGAGgaagaatgagtgaagaatgagacaaccatattcatactcaagatggccagtctttcatactatatggcatacagcacatgattaggtggcgtcccaccggACTCTTCGTgatttcgacaaagcgtcacatcacaacactgtttgtctcaatcaggaaacaatattttgagaagagatatAATTTGGAAGGATTACAATAAATTTCTGTTCATTCTCGCCTCATCTAATTTATCGATaaaagaagctcatacgtatttGAAAAAGAATGACATTATTGATCAcccacgcttcacttacgtatgccttcagaaTCATTTGAATGAGAGATTCAcaatttaggtcacattataacttCGAAATGTCATCTGGAAATGCCTTCACCTTAAATGCTTTAATAATTTGATCATAATCGCGTCCttacgaaatttataatcactGCTTCCTATTTCATCTATGCCGCATAGAATAACCATCGACCACGCAACGCCTCAATTTTGTTGATAGAAACACAATTCTTCTCCAATCATTTGGAAGATTCCTCCATTTCCTTCCATCATCCTCTGTCCATTCGAATCAtaaatctcgttaaattttaataatttcatgaattaggtaaataatgttttaacatgttgattcaattattgatattaataaacaaagtttactttcatctttcacggaaaactttaaactttctccctgctggtgggtctacttggtccttcGAACTAACAATGCTGAGTCTAGATCCATTATCCTTTTAGGTCATTTTCTAGTCttaataacaagaacttaagtagtaattcaacaaccaaattgtgaaactcattttatgcaGAGATCTTTTAAAAGTTTATTAAGAAAGTCTTTTTCGAAAACTcgttttaaaatttttgaaaatcagaCATTCGGTCGTCATTACCATATAAGTTACTTACTATTCTTATAATCTGCTAATTGAAATATCTATTTGAAGGAATGCCTATATAAGGGTATCTCCACTTTGATACATCTTCCATTTCTCCTTGGATTCTGTTCGTATTCATTAGTCGACGAAATTTTCTCTACCGTCGTATACCATTTTATTCATAACTCCAATCTGATGCTGACGTTTGCCACTTTCTTTGATATTCTCGATATCGTCCTTGACGTTGTACTTAAAACCAACCAATGCAATTCCACGTCCCGTCTGTAGATAaggtcgcatcttcttgctagttTTACCTATACCtaataaggtagatatcattcctcaCGCAGCGCCCGGTATGcgataagaatcttctcgcaacggtggtgcctctGAAACGTACCGCTTTGGtccttcatcagcttccatcaacttgtTGCCTCCGGCGTAGAGCTcatcctactacctaattctaagttaaataaTACTAAAACTCACTTAGCTTTTCTTATACGAAGTTCTCAAAAGAATCAATCGCATTTTTCTTTAAATCCATCTGAAAAGTAGGGCAACATACCCAGTCTCGATTGAGCTGTCAACTCCTCATTACtataggatctgagaactcaatatatctatagcgTTGCTGTTTTCGCCTTAcatttttctcaacaatcctatTTACTAATtccatatcggatctgctaaccctaatttgcactcaactcaacttaacatgAGCATGCCTAGCCCTTTCCTATCTTATATGGCCTAccactcctatcttaccctcacctattcttatttcagtgaccaataacatgtagctctgatgtcaacttgtaacaacccaaatccggggtcaagtttttgaaagagatatgtcctaagtccaatcatgtatgaggatttaggaataacttttatgtaatctgttttgatttcattgatattaataaaaggcttgttttgtttttattgcgggctctatctatttaaatgtttaaataagatataccacagtttagagtaaagctttttatggattgtgatgagatcataataatgagacctaaaagatgataactctaaacttaaacagttcctggtcataggattactaactggtaattaataattcgcaaagatcagtacatactatgcttgcttcattatgaaggatgtctgttctcaaagacatttgtgtggtgacactatagctagtatgtaggtgcttattatagaataagttcactaaacatgactcacacagctgaacaactgatggagttcactcacgtgtgagcagttgttcacatagtgatagttgtacaagtatccttagacttgagatcatcttgtgtacactgaactatgctttggtttagttcttagtctcaagggacaattataagggctctactgggtataggaatttgtacacgaagatagtgtatgatcaataaaggatctaccccttccagtgtaggaagagaatgttcaatgctgatccacttatgttagttcaggaatctctggccagagtgaatgaaattagaaaggagtttctaatttatattaaatagaactaagcatagtgaatgggaaagcaagtgattaaataagataggcttgacacaagttccatgccttgtatttaatcgtgacattgcagggtagaaggaattaattgtacgataactactcactgaataggttcttggtattctaagcagtgaattcgtattatccggatagtcgcgatatgctgagaagtatccctcacgatgtagaataaatatgattaattaattaatcatatttaatgaattagagaatttatataaataatgataaaatagttttattattatttatttctactaccggcttaatattgaacctacagggtcacaccataaaagagaatgatttaatggtggaggaattaattaataacggctggtaattatttatttatgaaataaataattaattggcaaacattaataattgattaaatgagatttaattgattataaattaattaagaaaaggttcttaatattattaattaagaatttaatttttggaaattaaatcaagtgagagaattatttctaaagagtttagaaaaaggattaataattaaaaggtgttttaattgttagtgagaataataaagggttaataataaaaatattttatgggaaaattttcagctgaaaattttgcctataaatatactattataaaccctatttttggctcaaccaaaaagatttacaaaaccctaattctctccatctcctcatccttcattacatcattttcttggtggataccggtagagtgcttcacacttgaggagcagctgctaaggatctccgttcatcatttttggatcgccattaaagacctccatatttccattaatgtaaagcttcttcaggtaaacatactgaactacgaattaaatattatttttcgcatggatcctgcggagggttttgttttttttaagatttaaatttacgttttcgctgcatttatgtgctaaaacccctTTAATGGCATCAGAACtgcttgcgaaaagtttttaattcgtttatgtgtttaactgttttcgatatatgagcatgtacgtgaatcgccatgatttgatgttgatataatatgcttatatatgtatggttttgaatatatgatattcatgtgagttgtataatcctaagatgattatgtaatatgtatatatactgatatatacatgatttatgtttgttctaattatgagaatcatattagatacggattctgaattggctgctgcagatttgctgaaatctaggtctggtgtccgatttacgcaaacgaataccctattccataggtaaacgagcgtctgaacaaaactgaaagctaaagctatcaatgactcgtcttaaggcgtttgacgtcgtttactgcccgtaaacagtgattcttgtttttttgatttgattctgatttttctgatttttgtcatatttctttttatgattagatcatggataatatgatacgttaagatcagattatgtgttttaacatgcttttatgtgttgtatgagcatggtggatggttattgCCTTTCGGCCTTAGTGTAAtagttttggttttaaatacgacttgcatgtcgtcaatctttgtaatcataaatctcgaatgtaactcgagttattcttgtaagttcattagattagttttactttcaatcgTGTAATATAATTAAAGACTCAAGAAGgttatccaatggaggtgatacaaagaagaagacgaggcatacaagaagtctaaacaaagaagaagacttatgtaataagtagttgtatttatttccatcaccatattagattgaccttgatctttatcatgagcttgataaagatcacataggatggggccataaccaaacacatttactttattgctCTTTACATTTAcatgtttatttaattttatatatgagatatatgcctatgtttaccatgtgatgatagatttaggtgaacttaaatcaatataaggcgtgctcta
This sequence is a window from Apium graveolens cultivar Ventura chromosome 9, ASM990537v1, whole genome shotgun sequence. Protein-coding genes within it:
- the LOC141685754 gene encoding thaumatin-like protein 1 — encoded protein: MFQPLVKLRKGETTTINIPSSWTGWFYGRTQCVQDSFGNFTCLTGDCGSCRLECTGSRSVGGATLAEFLIDGSGGRDFFDISMVDGYNLPIMISPLGGLNYSRTECSMDINSVCQSELKISSDGEGVACKSACMAFGDPQYCCTGNYSSPDKCKASNYANVFKKACPTVYSYVYDNKVGAFICDSAANYLISFCPMPNETNDTRM